From Daphnia magna isolate NIES linkage group LG2, ASM2063170v1.1, whole genome shotgun sequence:
CAACTTTTGCCATCTTTAAGTACACTCACATTTGCAATGACTTCCCTTCCTACGgtttaactgttttttttccccctttcaaTATCgtgttgaaaaatacaaaGTTATACGCTAAAGATTTTGCGTTTGCGATGGCGTTGTTTGCGCTCAGCGTTTGACTTGATTAGTTACAACGATTTACGAACATAAGCCTCAACTCGAATCGGAACGTTATGTAGCTATAGTGAAATGAGTTCGACATACAGACGCCTCTTTCAGATGAGACATTGACACACTATGACAGTATCAGCAGACTGGCTGTAATCTAGATTATCAATCAAAATAAACAGTCAAAAATAACATGACTTAAAAAAATCAGCATCCTTTTCATACAAGTCAACGAAACTAAGTCAGTGTTTTTTATCTAGACCTCGATAAAACACCGAACTTTTTAGCATTTTCAGGTGGATTATACTTCTCACACTGGATGCCCCTCTTTTGTTTAAactgtgtttttctttcttactctaaaattattttttaaaatcttctaAGCCAATCGTCATTTAGCCCTCGTTTAATTGTCCTGAAAAAAGCCTTTCTCTGGCATATGGAACACTGAAGTCACATGAAATGTTTCAATAACGCCAAGTGTCTCCCTGTACAGCACCCATTTTATGCCCATATACGGAATTGTACacaaatagaaaacaaacaacgtaCGAAAAAATAACGAGCGCTGTTTGTTCGAGATAACGATTCAGTAATGTGCAtcaacaaacaataaaacgaTAACATCTTGGAGCGAAACTGGCGTCCACTGCACGTCAAGTAGATGTCCTCTACGTATAGTCTAGTAATTTCAACGAGTTGTCAATTAGAGGACGCGCAATGTTGTTTATATagtaacaaaaacaaagaaaatggacAACAACAGTTCGTTACAAATGCTTTACCGTTTGGCATAAATTATAAGATATAGCCTTCGACAAAGGATACAATATAATCGGTCTGCGGGATTATGGTTAACCAAACAACCAATGAAATATGATATTTATTTACGTTGTACTTAACGCTTGTCTTTTCCCGATAAGAAATTGAGACAGAAGATAAAACGAAACTGGCATCTTGGAAGATAGATCGTTATTGTGTTGGCTTCATCCTCTCAAGAAACACACTACCGAAAATGAGGTTGATTATCCTTGCTGGGCTCATCGTTTGCGCCTATGGTAAGCCGACCGAATTTATGTTTCGTCATTCAATATAGATAACGCATTAATTGGCTCGTAAAATATTATGAGGCACTAATTTTATACGAATAATTTACGGTTCACTTGAATTGAATAATAACGGCGACTAAACAGCCGCTCCGCAGCGGACGGTGTTACCCCGTCTTCCCATCTCGGTCATCTTGAATGGTAAATACCAGCTGATCCCGGAGAACAAGATCGTCGGTGGTACGGAAGTGACTCCCAACTCATTACCCTTCATGATCTCATTGCAACGCAAATTTTTGAATACGTTTACGCACTCGTGCGGTGGCACCATCCTCAGTGAGTCAACTATTCTCACCGCTGCCCATTGCCTTGACGAGTAGGTCATTTTATTCCTTTTCGTTTAATTATACTAATGCAATGAATCACGTGACGGTCACTTACGTACTGCTCCTTATCTTAGGGTGGACCCAACTCTGTTCCGTGTGATTGCCGGAGCGCACAACTTGTCCGTTGAAAGTGACATGGAACAAATCGGCAGACTGGATAATTACACTATGCATCCCGATTTCAATCCAATAACACTAGAGAATGACATCGCCCTCATCTACGTAAGAACAGATACAATCAATCATGCATGTGTGACGACATGATTCACGTTTACCTTTATGGGTGTCACATCCTGTCACTATTCTCATCTGTGTCATTTGAACTCGGTGGCTTTTATTAGTTAACTCCGAGGACGATTTTGAACATAAGCGACACTGTTCAGCCTATTGGTCTGCCACCACCAACTGTAGACCTTGATCCTCCTGCTGGACTGATGGTGACCGTTGCTGGATGGGGAACGACTTCTGTAAGAAAGTTTCATCTCagttataattttgttttaaatgctaatcaaacattttttttttatttcaccttTTTTCATGTTGAATGGCTCTGTTATTATTTGAACCAttcgtaaaaattatttaaaaaataaaagtctgGTGGAGACATTTCCGATGTGCTGTTGAGCATTGACATTCCTATCGTCTCTGACGATGATTGTAATTCAGCCTATGCCGGAGATTACAACACAAATCCTGTCAAAGAGTCCATGATGTGCGCCGGTGGAGCTCCCGGTCAGTAAACAATAAACTAGTCATTAAAAATCCCAGCACGCAAATTACCCCAACTAATTTGGGAAATGAATAACAAATTTCTAATTGTTATAATCACGGCGTTCGAACGGTGATTTGTCTAGGTGGCATTGATGCCTGTCAGGGAGATTCTGGTGGTCCTCTTTTCACCTCCGATGCCGGAAATTTCATTCAACACGGCATCGTTTCATGGGGACGTGGCTGTGCTCTTGCCGATTATCCAGGTAAACACTCACCCTGCTTTGGTGGGCACGGACGGATTTACGTCATCCATAACAAACACTCTAATATGCATGTATTCGGTCCAATCTAGGTGTCTACACTCAGGTGTCTTACTTCCTTGACTGGATCAATACAGAAATGATGCCGTAAATGAGCCCAACAAGACAATCCAAGTCAATCGCTATTGGCAAGACTAAAAATCTATAAAGCGCCATGTGTACTTGCTCGCTTTGTGGAACTCCTAGTTGTATGCTATTGCACTGTGCTTTACATCTAGCGactgttcttttttctatGCCAATATACAGCATCTATTATTGAAATTATACGTCCTGATTTAACAAACCCTTagctgaaaagaaagaattagCAAAATATGATTGGGATTTGCATAATTTTCCGTTGCAACAACACATCACGATCTACGTACGGTTGTTAAAAGCCACTCCGGTGCCACTTACAAAAGGAACAagcgtaattcaaattttgtacTAACGTAACTAATTGACACAGTGACTCTAAAGTATTCAAACAATTGTCCTGAAAAAGGGGCCATTGAACTATGCGTGCTGGTTTTTCACTTCATACGACTATTACATTTACAACCGTACACGACCAGGTATTACATTGCATAACTTGTAAGGCTGTTGCATAATTACGTAAGGATCATGTTCTAATTGACACCAACGTGTGACATCTAGACGAAGTATAAATAAGCCTATTTTGGCAAAGGAAAAGGCATTCGTGCTTCGTTCACATCGACAATCACCACACCTGAAATGAACAAGATCGTCATACTAGCCACGCTCATCGCTTGCGCTTAcggtaaaaatattttcaaaatgaattcaaaatttaaatcttCGTTTAAGTTGTTCATTTAACTATATGCATTTTTATCCTTTCGATTCAACTCCGACAGCCGCTCCCAGGCGGATGGTGCTTCCCCGTCTGCCGGCTTCCGTAATCGCGAGCGGAAAGTATGAGCTTATACCCGGAGACAAGATAGTCGGCGGTACGGAAGTCGTCCCTAACTCACTGCCTTTTCAGATTTCGTTGCAGCGCAAAAGTTCCACCGGCATTTATTCGCAATCGTGTGGTGGCTCGATCATCAACGAGTACACCATCCTCGACGCTGCGCACTGTGTTGATGGGTACTAAGAAACTTTGCATCTCACCGCTAGGCAAGCGTGTAAAACAAAGTAATATACACTTAATCTATTTGCAAAATTTTTAGAGTCAACGATGTCACCATTTTTCGTGTCGTCGCCGGAGAACACGACCTGTCTCAGATCAGCGGTTTGGAACAGCATCGAGCTGTCAGTGGCTTTTTAATACACGCGGACTATAACAAGAAAACTTCGGCCAACGACATCGCCCTAATCTACGTAATGACAACTCTCACAGTTTAATAGAAAATGTGCAATAATTATAAATGTTGCTTTTTACTGTATCATGTAAAAGTTGGCCACACCTTTGGACTTGAGCGTTCCGTCGGCTAAACCCATCAATTTACCACCACCGACTTGGGAATTTGATCCTCCAGCTGGCATTGTGGCTACCGTTTCTGGATGGGGAACCACTAGCGTAAGATCTCCCTTTAAATATAATGGCCGTTTTCTATTAAAGTTAAAGACATTTTTACGTATTGTTTCTTAGTCTGGCGGCAGCATTTCCAATGTGCTTCTAAGTGTCGATATCCCCATCATATCCGATGATGATTGCAACGCTATTTACACCACCAATGCCAAGCCCAAATCCATCTATGAATCCATGCTATGTGCAGGAGGTTTTAATGGTCAGCATCGAACAAATTAAATTACTGACATCAAGTGTAAGCATGTCTTTTTTCAATACGTTTTAATTTGATGACGACAGGCAACATCGATTCTTGCCAAGGGGATTCTGGAGGTCCGTTTTTCATCGGTACTGGAACTAACGCCATACAACTTGGTGTTGTTTCCTGGGGACGTGGCTGCGCTTCAGCTTATTATCCTGGTataaaaatttactttttCTAAATTAACTCTTGCTTTTCGTTTACCTGTTTAAACAAATAGACTCCCACGAACGTTGATAACGATTGCGTAACTTGCTGATTCGATTGTCTAGGTGTCTATACCCAGGTGTCTTACTTTCTTGACTGGATCAACGATAACAGTCACTAAGCAACGTACGCCGTGACCCTAATATAATACTACGTTGACATCATATACTTATACTAACAATAAAATGCTTCACTTTAATTTATGCGTCTCTGCTTCAGTTTCTCTTAGTTTAGTCATTTCAAATAATTAACATACGTCATGGATGGCAGTAAAACTTGCACAGTCTTCAAACGTAAAGCAAAGCTGCGACTACCGTGTTAAAATACGTTGAGTACAGGTGATTGCTCATAAAGGTACTCATTCCTTGCTTTACAAAATGCTGTCTCCATCAAAATAGCTATACTCTTCTGCGCCAATTCAAACCAACGAAGACTTTGAGCGCAATAAAATGTTTATGATAT
This genomic window contains:
- the LOC123470113 gene encoding trypsin-1-like, with protein sequence MRLIILAGLIVCAYAAPQRTVLPRLPISVILNGKYQLIPENKIVGGTEVTPNSLPFMISLQRKFLNTFTHSCGGTILSESTILTAAHCLDEVDPTLFRVIAGAHNLSVESDMEQIGRLDNYTMHPDFNPITLENDIALIYLTPRTILNISDTVQPIGLPPPTVDLDPPAGLMVTVAGWGTTSSGGDISDVLLSIDIPIVSDDDCNSAYAGDYNTNPVKESMMCAGGAPGGIDACQGDSGGPLFTSDAGNFIQHGIVSWGRGCALADYPGVYTQVSYFLDWINTEMMP
- the LOC116916798 gene encoding trypsin alpha-3, producing the protein MNKIVILATLIACAYAAPRRMVLPRLPASVIASGKYELIPGDKIVGGTEVVPNSLPFQISLQRKSSTGIYSQSCGGSIINEYTILDAAHCVDGVNDVTIFRVVAGEHDLSQISGLEQHRAVSGFLIHADYNKKTSANDIALIYLATPLDLSVPSAKPINLPPPTWEFDPPAGIVATVSGWGTTSSGGSISNVLLSVDIPIISDDDCNAIYTTNAKPKSIYESMLCAGGFNGNIDSCQGDSGGPFFIGTGTNAIQLGVVSWGRGCASAYYPGVYTQVSYFLDWINDNSH